A genome region from Sciurus carolinensis chromosome 19, mSciCar1.2, whole genome shotgun sequence includes the following:
- the LOC124971174 gene encoding vomeronasal type-1 receptor 90-like: MLYTFIVVRNALFSQIVIGITANVLLLLFHILKYLLQHRPKPTDLTIAHLALIHLLMLLIRTFQDIDIFGIHDIWDDIACKAVVYMYRLMRNLSVSTTCMLSVLQAITLSPRSSFMAKYFSILVSMKGPTNATSGFYFASESCSISPTDHYFKTLFSLIGILRDIFLIGFMALFSVYMVTLLCRHKRQCQHLHSTSLSPRASPELRASRTILLLMGFFVVMYFVDCIFSSSSGMMWKNDPVRVGVQMLMGNDYATISALMLISTEKWIIKFFQSTLGKERKCFCCAG; the protein is encoded by the coding sequence ATGCTTTATACTTTTATTGTTGTAAGAAATGCCCTTTTTTCTCAAATTGTCATTGGGATCACAGCCaatgtcctcctccttctctttcacaTCCTAAAATACCTTCTCCAGCACAGGCCCAAGCCCACTGATCTGACCATTGCTCACCTGGCcctcattcatctgctgatgctATTAATCAGGACATTCCAGGATATAGACATTTTTGGGATTCATGACATTTGGGATGACATCGCATGTAAAGCAGTTGTCTACATGTACAGGCTGATGAGGAACCTGTCTGTTAGCACCACCTGCATGCTGAGTGTTCTTcaggccatcaccctcagccccagaagcTCCTTTATGGCaaagtattttagtattttagtcTCCATGAAAGGTCCCACCAATGCAACCTCAGGATTTTACTTTGCCTCTGAATCCTGCTCTATTTCCCCCACAGATCACTACTTCAAGACCTTATTTTCCCTGATAGGAATACTCCGGGATATTTTCCTCATAGGGTTCATGGCCCTCTTCAGTGTGTACATGGTGACCCTCTTGTGCAGGCATAAGAGGCAGTGccagcaccttcacagcaccagCCTGTCTCCAAGGGCATCCCCAGAGCTAAGGGCCTCCAGGACCATCCTGCTGCTCATGGGCTTTTTTGTGGTCATGTACTTTGTGGACTGCATTTTCTCATCCTCCTCTGGAATGATGTGGAAGAATGATCCAGTTCGTGTTGGGGTACAGATGCTGATGGGCAATGACTATGCCACCATCAGTGCTTTGATGCTAATCAGCACTGAAAAATGGATAATCAAGTTCTTCCAATCCACattgggaaaggagaggaaatgttTTTGCTGTGCGGGGTAA